One stretch of Bosea vaviloviae DNA includes these proteins:
- a CDS encoding lipopolysaccharide biosynthesis protein yields the protein MKRSTRTRSAGDSHSGQLRIELALEQDMPGGQVLSGVKARFRPILGPVLSFGDQALSSACNFLTTILLARALGLEAFGVYTMVWLALYFAMSLQLGLIVSPMMSIGAKEEGAEAQAYYTVVFLHQAGYVAVATLAIFAVLTFAAGAVPPLAGLALPGAIAAAAYLTQDFLRRYLFARRRPAGILVIDTVNQALKLGALAALWHAGLISVANALWAVAGAAAVSAICGLCMSGPFRWKPEVFTEITGRQWRSARWLVLTGSVQWVLNYSGLLVTAGLFGPKILGALRAAQSLLAVLNVVREALDNIVPPLAGKAFAEGGLPGLRQTLGRAMLFAVLTGASAVIGLGLFGPWLLHRLYGGEILEFDWVIVWYAFAFPMALMTQALGCAFRALERTRPIFLATFVGGCFNLLAVYPAAVAFGVAGLIAVTLLSELTVVIVLAIQVVRVPDLLAGKPHERTRSAGGRAVAVPLP from the coding sequence ATGAAACGCAGCACGCGGACAAGATCGGCGGGAGATTCACACTCTGGCCAGCTTCGGATCGAGTTGGCGCTCGAACAGGACATGCCGGGCGGCCAGGTGCTGAGCGGTGTCAAGGCGCGCTTTCGCCCGATACTCGGTCCCGTGCTGTCCTTTGGCGATCAGGCGCTCTCCAGCGCCTGCAATTTTCTGACGACCATCCTGCTCGCCCGGGCATTGGGCCTCGAGGCCTTCGGGGTGTACACAATGGTCTGGCTCGCGCTGTATTTCGCCATGAGCCTTCAGCTCGGCCTGATCGTCAGTCCCATGATGAGCATCGGGGCGAAAGAGGAGGGGGCTGAGGCGCAAGCCTACTACACCGTGGTCTTCCTGCATCAGGCCGGCTACGTCGCTGTCGCCACCCTTGCGATCTTTGCAGTCTTAACCTTCGCCGCGGGCGCGGTGCCGCCGCTCGCTGGCCTCGCATTGCCGGGTGCGATAGCCGCGGCTGCCTATCTGACACAGGATTTCCTGCGGCGTTATCTGTTCGCGCGCCGTCGGCCGGCGGGCATCCTGGTGATCGACACGGTCAATCAGGCGCTAAAGCTCGGTGCGCTCGCCGCTCTCTGGCACGCCGGGCTGATCAGCGTCGCGAATGCGCTATGGGCCGTCGCTGGCGCTGCCGCGGTCTCGGCAATCTGTGGCCTGTGCATGTCGGGGCCGTTTCGCTGGAAGCCGGAGGTCTTCACTGAAATCACGGGCCGGCAATGGCGATCGGCGCGGTGGCTCGTTCTCACCGGATCCGTGCAATGGGTGCTCAACTATAGCGGCCTGCTTGTGACGGCCGGACTCTTCGGCCCCAAGATCCTTGGCGCGCTAAGGGCGGCCCAGAGCCTGCTCGCGGTGTTGAATGTCGTGCGCGAGGCACTGGATAATATTGTTCCACCGCTGGCCGGAAAGGCCTTCGCGGAGGGCGGGCTGCCTGGTCTCAGGCAGACGCTCGGTCGCGCGATGCTGTTTGCGGTACTGACCGGCGCCTCGGCCGTGATAGGCCTTGGCCTATTTGGCCCCTGGCTGTTGCACCGGCTCTATGGCGGCGAGATACTAGAGTTCGACTGGGTGATCGTCTGGTATGCGTTCGCCTTCCCGATGGCGCTCATGACTCAGGCTCTGGGCTGCGCCTTCCGGGCGCTGGAGCGCACACGACCGATCTTCCTCGCAACGTTCGTGGGGGGCTGTTTCAATCTGCTTGCAGTCTATCCGGCTGCCGTCGCCTTCGGAGTGGCGGGGCTGATCGCGGTCACGCTCTTGTCGGAGCTGACCGTCGTGATCGTCCTGGCGATCCAGGTGGTACGGGTGCCGGATCTGCTGGCTGGCAAGCCCCATGAGCGCACTCGCTCTGCCGGCGGCAGGGCGGTTGCGGTGCCGCTGCCATGA
- a CDS encoding 4'-phosphopantetheinyl transferase family protein, giving the protein MMPIPSSQVHLWCCHIDLGKTETQERRWVLSDDERARADRFHDAKARLAFAAAHSWLRHVLALYTLASASQLRFVETMFGKPMLANRHERQPIAFNLSHSGELAIVAVTAGMPVGVDIERIRPVSAEVAAGCLAPGEIAGLAALAPALRNECFFRCWTRKEACLKAIGIGLNATPSSFEVSLDPFVARLVAVHSDPTEADRWQLADLRPAPGYCGALAARHRDWSVIWMARPALASRAPR; this is encoded by the coding sequence ATGATGCCGATCCCGTCATCGCAGGTGCATCTCTGGTGCTGCCATATCGATCTCGGCAAGACAGAGACGCAGGAACGGCGCTGGGTCCTGTCCGATGACGAACGCGCCCGTGCCGACCGCTTCCATGATGCGAAGGCGCGGCTCGCATTCGCCGCGGCGCATAGCTGGCTGCGGCATGTTCTGGCCCTCTATACGCTTGCTTCGGCGTCGCAGCTCCGCTTCGTCGAGACGATGTTCGGCAAGCCGATGCTTGCGAACAGGCACGAGAGGCAGCCCATAGCCTTCAATCTCAGCCATTCCGGCGAGTTGGCCATCGTCGCGGTGACAGCCGGAATGCCGGTAGGCGTCGATATCGAGCGCATTCGGCCGGTCTCGGCCGAGGTCGCGGCAGGGTGCCTGGCGCCCGGCGAGATCGCGGGGCTCGCGGCGCTCGCGCCCGCGCTCCGCAACGAATGCTTCTTCCGCTGCTGGACGCGGAAGGAAGCCTGTCTGAAGGCGATCGGGATCGGCCTGAACGCGACGCCGTCGAGCTTCGAAGTCTCACTCGATCCGTTCGTGGCGCGGCTTGTGGCGGTCCATTCCGATCCGACCGAGGCCGACCGCTGGCAACTCGCCGACCTGCGGCCGGCGCCGGGCTATTGCGGCGCACTGGCGGCGCGGCACCGCGATTGGTCCGTGATCTGGATGGCTCGCCCGGCGCTGGCAAGTCGTGCCCCGCGCTGA
- a CDS encoding condensation domain-containing protein: protein MANQFSRDPEIHIREPDRIVMTARCSSAQERYWQLDSRDPGTPALNIVVKWRIRGHLDAALAQDAFQAILDRHESLRTAIQVMDGRPVQAIAEHVSFKLVEIDLSGLPEADRTTEADRIAQVEARTGFDLSEAPLLRATLLRKSRAEAVILVIAHHIVSDGWSMGIIAKDFVSAYQALGRGRKPALPDLTLQYSDFAEGSHEGIAGGGLAREEAYWAHKLVNALVVEVPPDHPRPATRSTNGASLSRLLPRPLTAKLAELARNEGATFFAAAYAVLLALLHQRTGASDIVLSTQMAARDEVELEAIVGPFVNTLVLRTQLSDEQGFLDLCRAARDTFEEAVDHHQWPFDKIVPMLPTNGDASRSPISVNFIVQRAFIGVLANDSFQLSGIPSPLPGALYDLNFILVEREEGWRLTCEYHRDLYDEATASELVARYESLAEALVASPTERLPRPIPTSLPIASPLWLSAGPAPPPVVDATALHRTWLQQTGTQPTLFALNHTAHNLRLYRPLSHELGPDQPFVALQLLDPLVDGAAPASIEQLAAAYCDAIIATRAEGRYRIAGFCRSGVIACEVARQLAATGREVDLLVLIDCWAPGYFLRQPYHARQLFKLRRAGRFARRFWHAGARSFVTRMSFWLQSTAAARRAKRLLFWRAADEVADETQFWRTTDELETLVQRYAPPSYHGRILLFRSEAIPDGWPPDPALGWTGRFAAGTPCFAIPGEGHEGAFSQAGSRIMAERIIETTRHRAG, encoded by the coding sequence ATGGCAAACCAGTTCTCGCGTGATCCCGAAATCCATATTCGCGAACCCGACCGTATCGTGATGACGGCACGGTGCTCGTCGGCACAGGAGCGCTACTGGCAGCTCGACAGCAGGGACCCGGGTACGCCCGCGCTCAACATCGTCGTCAAATGGCGCATACGCGGCCATCTCGACGCCGCCCTCGCACAGGATGCGTTCCAGGCGATCCTGGACCGGCACGAAAGCCTCCGGACGGCTATCCAGGTCATGGATGGCCGCCCCGTTCAGGCCATAGCGGAGCATGTGTCCTTCAAACTGGTCGAGATCGACCTGTCCGGCCTGCCGGAGGCCGATCGCACCACGGAGGCCGATCGCATTGCCCAGGTCGAGGCGCGCACGGGCTTCGATCTGAGCGAGGCCCCGCTCCTGCGAGCGACGCTGCTGCGCAAGAGCCGTGCCGAGGCCGTGATCCTGGTCATCGCCCACCACATCGTCAGCGACGGCTGGTCGATGGGCATCATCGCCAAGGATTTCGTGTCCGCCTATCAGGCGCTCGGCCGCGGCCGTAAACCCGCCCTCCCCGATCTCACGCTCCAGTATTCCGACTTCGCCGAGGGAAGCCATGAGGGAATTGCCGGCGGCGGGCTCGCACGCGAGGAAGCCTATTGGGCGCACAAGCTCGTCAACGCGCTCGTCGTCGAGGTGCCGCCCGATCATCCGCGCCCTGCGACGCGCAGCACGAACGGCGCCTCGCTCTCCAGGCTACTGCCCCGCCCCTTGACCGCGAAGCTCGCCGAGCTGGCGCGCAACGAAGGCGCGACGTTCTTCGCTGCCGCCTATGCCGTGCTCCTGGCGCTGCTGCACCAGCGCACGGGCGCCTCCGACATCGTTCTGAGCACGCAGATGGCGGCCCGCGACGAGGTCGAGCTGGAAGCGATCGTCGGTCCGTTCGTCAACACGCTCGTGCTGCGCACGCAGCTCTCGGACGAGCAGGGCTTTCTCGACCTTTGCCGGGCCGCTCGCGACACATTTGAGGAAGCGGTCGATCACCACCAATGGCCATTCGACAAGATCGTCCCGATGCTGCCGACCAACGGGGACGCCAGCAGGTCGCCAATCTCGGTCAACTTCATCGTACAACGCGCTTTCATCGGCGTGCTCGCGAATGACAGCTTTCAGCTGTCGGGGATTCCCTCACCGCTGCCGGGAGCGCTCTACGACCTCAATTTCATCCTGGTCGAGCGCGAAGAAGGCTGGCGCCTGACCTGCGAATATCATCGCGATCTCTATGACGAGGCGACTGCAAGCGAGCTGGTGGCGCGGTACGAAAGCCTTGCCGAAGCCTTGGTCGCCAGCCCGACCGAGCGATTGCCCCGCCCGATCCCAACCTCCTTGCCGATCGCGTCCCCGCTTTGGCTTTCGGCGGGGCCGGCTCCGCCGCCTGTGGTCGACGCGACAGCGCTGCACCGGACCTGGCTGCAGCAGACCGGCACGCAGCCGACCCTCTTCGCGCTGAATCATACGGCCCATAATCTGCGCCTGTATCGGCCATTGTCGCATGAGCTCGGCCCCGATCAGCCCTTTGTCGCCCTGCAACTGCTCGACCCGCTCGTGGACGGCGCAGCACCGGCCTCAATCGAACAGCTGGCGGCCGCCTATTGCGACGCGATCATCGCGACCAGAGCCGAGGGACGATACCGGATCGCCGGCTTCTGCCGATCAGGCGTGATCGCGTGTGAAGTGGCCAGACAACTCGCGGCGACCGGACGCGAAGTCGACCTGCTCGTTCTGATCGACTGTTGGGCTCCAGGTTATTTCCTGCGGCAACCCTACCATGCGCGCCAGCTCTTCAAGCTGCGGCGCGCGGGTCGCTTCGCCCGGCGGTTCTGGCATGCGGGGGCGCGCAGCTTTGTGACGCGCATGTCGTTCTGGCTGCAATCGACTGCCGCCGCGCGGCGGGCGAAACGGCTGCTCTTCTGGAGAGCCGCCGACGAAGTGGCCGATGAAACTCAGTTCTGGCGCACGACGGACGAACTCGAGACATTGGTCCAACGCTACGCGCCACCCAGCTATCACGGCCGCATTCTGCTCTTCCGGAGCGAAGCGATCCCCGACGGCTGGCCACCCGACCCGGCGCTTGGCTGGACGGGCCGTTTCGCCGCCGGCACGCCCTGCTTCGCCATTCCGGGAGAAGGCCATGAGGGTGCGTTCTCGCAAGCCGGCTCGCGGATCATGGCCGAACGCATCATTGAAACGACGCGCCATAGAGCCGGATGA